In the Moraxella osloensis genome, one interval contains:
- a CDS encoding acyl-CoA thioesterase, with amino-acid sequence MSTLSTNIEVAHFVFETVMRVRNTEIGLGQHLTVENLVALITEARFRFLYSKGIKEVNAEYQGLVINHIETQILDRARAREELLFEVGVQHLTDLGGDFVFKVSRMFDGSLVAYAKMGFVAYDYRQSQEIPLSATIKEALDVKPFEI; translated from the coding sequence TTGTCAACTTTAAGCACAAATATTGAAGTTGCCCATTTCGTGTTTGAGACCGTCATGCGCGTGCGCAATACCGAAATTGGATTAGGACAACATTTAACGGTTGAAAATTTGGTGGCATTGATTACCGAAGCCCGTTTTCGTTTTTTATATTCAAAAGGCATTAAAGAGGTTAATGCTGAGTACCAAGGCTTGGTCATTAATCATATCGAGACCCAAATCCTTGATCGGGCACGGGCGCGTGAAGAACTGTTATTTGAAGTCGGTGTGCAGCATTTAACCGATTTGGGTGGTGATTTTGTGTTCAAAGTTTCGCGGATGTTTGATGGGTCATTGGTGGCGTATGCCAAAATGGGCTTTGTGGCGTATGACTATCGTCAAAGCCAAGAAATCCCGTTATCAGCTACTATCAAAGAAGCCTTAGATGTGAAACCCTTTGAGATTTAG
- the rpmI gene encoding 50S ribosomal protein L35 gives MMKLKTRRGAAKRFKKTGNGIKRKQAFKRHILTKKSPKRIRQLRGCKLVHVSDEKRVYRMCPYL, from the coding sequence ATCATGAAATTAAAAACTCGCCGTGGTGCTGCCAAGCGTTTTAAAAAAACTGGTAACGGTATCAAACGCAAACAAGCATTCAAACGCCACATTTTGACCAAAAAATCTCCTAAGCGTATCCGTCAATTACGTGGATGCAAATTGGTACACGTGTCTGATGAGAAACGTGTTTACCGTATGTGTCCTTACCTATAA
- the rplT gene encoding 50S ribosomal protein L20: MARVKRGVQANRRHKKVLARAKGYYGARSRVFRVAVQAVTKAGQYAYRDRRNKKRSFRRLWIARINAGARLNGLSYSRMINGLKKASIEIDRRVLADIAMHDAQSFTALAEKAKQALAA, encoded by the coding sequence ATGGCTCGTGTAAAACGTGGTGTACAGGCAAATCGCCGTCATAAAAAAGTATTGGCTCGTGCAAAAGGTTATTACGGTGCGCGTTCTCGTGTTTTCCGTGTTGCTGTACAAGCAGTTACCAAAGCAGGTCAATATGCGTATCGTGACCGTCGTAACAAAAAACGTTCATTCCGTCGTTTATGGATTGCACGTATCAACGCGGGTGCGCGCTTAAATGGCTTAAGCTACAGCCGTATGATTAACGGTCTGAAAAAAGCCAGCATCGAAATCGACCGCCGTGTATTAGCAGACATCGCTATGCATGACGCGCAAAGTTTTACGGCGTTGGCAGAAAAAGCAAAACAAGCACTGGCTGCTTAA
- the pheS gene encoding phenylalanine--tRNA ligase subunit alpha, with product MTEITTDKLIQYSENLTDITQDQFTQFVQDAKVLISTAQNPQDLQNIRVTLTGKKSHLTTWSKQLGGLDADGKKTIGGMLHQVRTQINDSLQQAQSDLEAKALAAKLASESIDITLPARGQQAGNLHPVTMTAERMQGFFRQAGFEVATGPEVESDYYNFEALNIPSHHPARAMHDTFYFEKQHFNANYVLRTHTSSVQIRTMEKGNLPIRIICPGRVYRNDSDQTHSPMFHQLEGLYVSESTNFAELKGLIHEFLQAFFGRKLTVRFRPSYFPFTEPSAEVDILADTYAGGGKWLEVMGCGMVHPKVLSDSGIDPTKYQGFAFGMGIERFAMLYYGVNDLRLFYQNDVRFLKQFA from the coding sequence ATGACAGAAATAACGACTGACAAACTTATCCAATATTCTGAAAATTTAACCGATATCACCCAAGACCAATTTACCCAATTTGTTCAAGATGCCAAAGTCTTAATCAGCACCGCACAAAACCCCCAAGACCTACAAAACATCCGCGTGACTTTAACCGGCAAAAAAAGTCATTTGACCACCTGGTCAAAACAGCTTGGCGGACTTGATGCCGACGGCAAAAAGACCATCGGCGGTATGCTGCATCAAGTACGTACCCAAATCAATGACAGCCTACAACAAGCGCAAAGCGATTTAGAAGCCAAAGCCTTGGCTGCCAAACTTGCCAGTGAATCCATTGACATCACCCTGCCAGCACGTGGACAACAAGCGGGTAATTTGCACCCTGTCACCATGACCGCTGAGCGTATGCAAGGGTTTTTCCGTCAAGCAGGTTTTGAAGTCGCAACAGGCCCTGAAGTTGAGAGCGACTACTACAACTTTGAAGCGCTAAATATTCCAAGCCATCACCCAGCGCGCGCCATGCACGATACCTTTTATTTTGAAAAACAGCATTTTAATGCCAATTATGTGTTACGTACCCATACCAGTTCGGTGCAAATTCGCACCATGGAAAAAGGCAACCTGCCGATTCGTATCATCTGTCCAGGACGCGTGTATCGCAACGACAGCGACCAAACCCACTCGCCGATGTTTCATCAGCTTGAAGGTTTGTATGTCAGTGAATCGACCAATTTTGCTGAGCTAAAAGGCTTGATTCATGAGTTTTTGCAGGCATTTTTTGGTCGCAAACTCACGGTGCGTTTTCGCCCATCGTATTTTCCATTTACTGAGCCGTCTGCAGAAGTGGATATTCTTGCCGATACTTATGCAGGTGGGGGCAAGTGGCTAGAAGTGATGGGCTGCGGTATGGTGCATCCAAAAGTGTTGTCCGATAGCGGTATTGACCCGACCAAATACCAAGGTTTTGCATTTGGGATGGGGATTGAGCGCTTTGCCATGTTGTATTATGGGGTGAATGATTTGCGCTTGTTCTATCAAAATGATGTCAGATTTTTAAAACAATTTGCGTAA
- a CDS encoding Imm63 family immunity protein, translated as MMLTFDDIQNQIYQFGKILNIPIENLKIYNAQQIDGTPFISIIGDEYHYISMERGQILSENRAKDIDELLYWIMKDILWQEASDFELKNRRPNQDFRRLFFAKQLELMGKINSLWELKRQNEIINILSVAPYNDDI; from the coding sequence ATGATGCTAACTTTTGATGATATTCAAAATCAGATTTATCAATTTGGAAAAATTTTAAATATTCCAATAGAAAACTTAAAAATCTATAACGCTCAACAAATTGATGGGACACCCTTTATCTCAATCATCGGTGATGAATACCATTATATTTCGATGGAAAGAGGACAGATATTATCTGAAAATAGGGCTAAAGATATTGATGAATTGTTGTATTGGATAATGAAAGATATTCTTTGGCAAGAAGCATCTGATTTTGAACTCAAAAATCGTAGACCAAATCAAGACTTCAGAAGGTTGTTTTTCGCCAAACAATTAGAATTGATGGGTAAAATAAACAGCCTTTGGGAGTTAAAAAGGCAGAATGAAATTATTAATATTCTATCAGTCGCACCTTACAACGATGATATTTAA